The following are from one region of the Vitis riparia cultivar Riparia Gloire de Montpellier isolate 1030 chromosome 14, EGFV_Vit.rip_1.0, whole genome shotgun sequence genome:
- the LOC117930144 gene encoding disease resistance protein At4g27190-like — MVEIVVSVAAKVSEYLVAPVGRQLGHLFNYRTNVEDLSQQVAKLRDARARQQHSVDEAIRKGHKIEDDVCKWFTRADGFIQVACKFLEEEKEAQKTCFNGLCPNLKSRYQLSKEARKKAGVAVEIHGDGQFERVSYRPPLLEIGSAPPKACKALESRMLTLNEVMKALRDADINTIGIWGMGGVGKTMLVKQVAEQAAQEKLFDKVVMTSVFQTPDFRRIQGEIADMLGMKFEESEQGRAARLHRRINEEKTILIILDDIWAEFELEKIRIPSPDNHKGCKLVLTSRNKHVLSNEMSTQKDFGVEHLQGDEAWILFKNMVGDSIENPDLLPIATDVAKECAGLPIAIVTVAKALKNKNVSIWKDALKQLKTQTSTNITAMGTKVYSTLKLSYKHLEGDEVKSLFLLCGLFSNYIDIRDLLKYGMGLRLFQGTNTLEEAKNRIETLVDNLKASNLLLETHYNAVFRMHDVV; from the coding sequence ATGGTAGAAATTGTTGTTTCGGTTGCAGCAAAAGTTTCAGAGTACCTGGTCGCTCCAGTTGGACGTCAGTTGGGTCACTTGTTTAACTACCGCACCAACGTTGAGGACCTCTCTCAACAGGTTGCCAAGCTGAGGGATGCCAGGGCTAGGCAGCAGCATTCTGTGGATGAAGCTATTAGGAAGGGACATAAAATCGAGGATGATGTTTGCAAGTGGTTTACACGTGCTGATGGGTTCATACAAGTTGCTTGCAAATTCCTAGAAGAAGAGAAGGAAGCACAGAAGACTTGTTTCAATGGGTTGTGCCCTAATTTGAAGTCCCGGTACCAGCTAAGCAAGGAAGCAAGGAAGAAGGCAGGGGTTGCTGTTGAAATCCATGGAGATGGCCAATTTGAGAGGGTATCCTATCGTCCCCCTCTGCTAGAGATAGGGTCTGCACCTCCCAAAGCTTGCAAAGCTTTAGAATCTAGAATGTTGACTTTGAATGAAGTTATGAAGGCCTTAAGGGATGCTGATATCAACACAATCGGGATATGGGGAATGGGTGGCGTCGGGAAGACAATGTTGGTGAAACAAGTGGCTGAACAAGCTGCGCAAGAGAAGCTATTCGACAAGGTGGTCATGACATCTGTGTTCCAgactccagacttcagaagaaTTCAAGGAGAAATTGCAGACATGCTAGGTATGAAATTTGAGGAGAGTGAACAGGGAAGAGCAGCTCGACTACATCGGAGGATCAACGAAGAGAAGACCATCCTCATTATCTTGGATGATATTTGGGCGGAATTTGAGTTGGAGAAAATAAGAATTCCTTCTCCAGACAACCACAAGGGATGCAAATTAGTGCTAACTTCTAGAAATAAACACGTCTTATCAAATGAGATGAGTACTCAAAAGGATTTTGGAGTTGAACATTTACAAGGAGATGAAGCAtggattttatttaagaatatggTGGGAGATTCCATTGAGAATCCAGATTTGCTACCTATAGCAACTGATGTAGCAAAAGAATGCGCGGGTTTGCCAATTGCAATAGTAACAGTGGCAAAGGCATTGAAAAACAAGAATGTGTCTATTTGGAAGGATGCCCTGAAACAACTGAAAACGCAAACCTCTACAAACATAACAGCAATGGGAACAAAGGTATACTCAACTCTGAAGTTGAGCTACAAACACTTGGAGGGAGATGAAGTGAAGTCATTGTTCTTGCTTTGTGGtctattttctaattatattgATATTAGGGACTTGTTGAAATATGGTATGGGTCTGCGATTATTTCAAGGAACTAATACATTGGAGGAAGCAAAAAATAGAATAGAGACATTGGTTGACAACCTCAAAGCCTCAAATTTGTTATTAGAAACACACTATAACGCAGTTTTTAGAATGCATGATGTTGTTTAG